The Prunus dulcis chromosome 3, ALMONDv2, whole genome shotgun sequence genome segment GGTCAGCAGGTGGACCCCAGCCCCACCTCCTGAAATGTAAATTTGGATACCTTGACCCACAATCAATATGCTAGGCCCACAGTCTTCCAAACCGTCGCCGTTTAGATATCCGAAGGCCTTGGGTTAGCTCTGAGCCTGAGTTATCCAAAGGCCCCATTGCCTGTCCCTCTCCACCACTTTGAATTGACTGAACTGTAAAAGCATGAATTGCTAGAAGggaaaataaaactctcacaagaTTGAAAAGAAAGTTTGTCGCCATTTGTGCCTAGTTGGCCCTCAGAAAATTCAACACTCAAAAAAGGAATATTTCCCTGCTCCTGTcgtttaattatttatactACTGTATTAGGAGagtacatgcatgcatgtattGTACATCCCATtattaattggaaaaaaaaaaaaaaaaaagttattgtGCATGaataatataacaaaaaataaaatttggtaTTGTTTATTTTGATCCACTACTAACAAGATCGATATTATCTTCAACTTAATCACCTGTTTAGCAGGTATGATGTTTTATGCAAAAAGCCTCAATATTATTAGGAGTAAaaccatttattatatgagactttctattttattaAGTTTCCGATATGGAATtgtgtattcttcaacacatGAACGTCTTGATATAGTGAAGGAAAATACAACAGAACATTTAACTTTACACAATTTTATTACGCTTGCCATTCATGAACCAGGTAACCTGCttttaattcatatttttacaaataaaaaacacttaatcataatttatataaaaatgtCATGCATTTAGTAAGTTCTAGTTCGAAATCGATGAACATAAATTTATCAAAACGATgcgattttgtttttgttctttttattaaCGGAAGAGGACCCATTCAAACTTCTCGGCAcgtaaaaaaaagtttcactAAATTAGTAGCTAGTTGATGAATGTGATTTTGATTAAAACGACGTTTACCAACTCATAGCTGGAGACCATTTAACGGGTTGTTTGCTAGTGGTGAATGAGACTTTTctactaaagaaataatatataattaactaCGCAATCTCCTTTACTCGTTGTTTGGAAAGTGAGGTATGCATAGAGACTTCCGCAAACGATTGAATTCGTCAGGTCCACTGCCCTCCTCTactcgtttttttttttttttaatcgaGAATCTTTAATTTAGAAAACGCATGCAGACAAAAGTTTGACATGCAAGTCATGGATCCATGCCTCCACTTCTGCCCAAGAAATTCAATAATATCACAACTCAAAGTTGAAGACAACGCTGATTTAATCATCAGAAATTTTGGGGCCCTGTTGCATGGTTGAAACAGTCTTATGTTACACAGGACAAGTGCTTAAAAACATGAGAATTCTTCtaaaattagaaatttaattttttattttgtgtgagtctcatttattttttaattcattgaTGTAAAGTAAACACAAGAATTCTCAATAGATGGAATTTAATTCTTTATAAGaatttcaattcctaattaataaatataatatcaattcaaaaaaaataaaatcataagGGTGTTTTCAGAAATAGTTTTTCAAatcagagaaaaagaaaaaactttgTAAAATACCAGAAGATGACAAACTTCTTTTGCATTTCCAAGCAATTTCTTcactcacttttttttttccccccaaaaaacatatatatctCGTTGATAAAATGAAATCTTCACCTACCCAATTGACATGCCAACCAAGGCCTCACATACCATAGATACAAGCAACTCACCAAGGGGcgttgaaaaaaacaaacaaacaaacagacTCTGAACTTTCAAACATCCACTCTCCAACCCCAAGATCTAAAACCCAGTTTTGCAAAGCTTATTCTCCTTGTGGCTAATTAGTATAGATACTATAGAACATAGCGTCATTAGGATTTCCATTTCcaattagaaattaattaaacaggCAAGTTCTGTTATGCTTACAATAATAAACAGCAGcttcctttgtttcttttacaaTCATGAAGAATCCAAGCAGCAAACACCTTCATAAATCAATAACAATGAAACCCTTTATGACTCCTCTGTTCCTTCCCCTGTTTCTGCACATCATCACCGTGGACGGGGCCGGTGATACTTCTCCTATCTACAGTCCGGTGGATGCTATCACCCTTCAATGTGGCTTTTTCGGCGACCAACTCCATCCAGGCGACGACAGAACTTGGACTGGAGATATCAACTCAAAGTTTTCCCCCTTTGAAAACCAAGCAGCTGGCAGCCCCTCCATATCCAGACAAGcaccttcttcctcctctgtACCTTACAGCACCGCGAGGCTTTCTCGCTCTGAATTTACATACAGATTTCCCGTCACCACCGGCCAAAAGTTCATCCGTTTGTATTTCAACCCAGCTTCATATGGCCCTGACTTCGACCGATCCAAAGCCCTCTTCTCAGTCAAAGCCGGTGGCTTCACCCTTCTCAAAGACTTCAACTCTTCAGTCACTGCCGATGCTTCTGGGTTTGGTACGATTTACAGAGAGTTCTGTCTCAACGTTGAGTCAGAACAGAGCTTGAACATCACTTTCATGCCAAGCAGAGAAACTGCAGATGCGTATGCGTTTATCAATGGAATTGAAATTGTGTCCATGCCCAACAATCTTTACTACACCTCTGCTCAAAATTCAGATGGAGTTAATTATATAGGCAGCGGAAACACATTTCGGATCGAAAATGACACTGCGCTGGAGATGATGTACCGATTCAACGTCGGTGGAAGATCACTGTTTTTCAATCTGGACACTGGTATGTACCGAAAGTGGTACGGCGAGCAAGATGAGAACAAGTACTTAGACTATTTAAGTTTAAAGTTTAGTGTTTTACCGCAAAACACTAGCATTGAACTCAAGTTTACTGAAATAGCAAAGTACTCTGCTCCAGAAGAACTTTACCATACTGGCCGGTCAATGGGCGAAAACAAGACCATAAACAAGAGCTATAATCTCACCTGGGAGTTCCCTGTCGATCCCAAGTTTTTTTACCTGCTTAGGCTTCATTTTTGTGAGTTTGAATCTGGTATTACCAAGCCCAGAGACCGACAGTTTCAGATCTCCATCGCCAATCAAACAGCTGAAAAAGCCTGGGACATAATCGCGTGGAGTCGTGGAAATGGAAGACCAATTTACAAGGACTACGTTGTGTTCATGCCTGCAGGCCCTGGAAGCCAGAAGAAAGTTACTCTCTTTCTCGCACTGCAAGCAAACCCAAAAGATTCTGAAACCAACTTCAACGATGCAATCTTGAATGGGCTCGAGATCTTCAAACTCAGTGACACAAATCGGAATCTTGCCGGACCCAATCCCGACCTACCTTCTCTAACCCCGCCAAAGATGTCTCCGCCGCAAAGCCCTAAAATTTCGAAGAAGAGTTCGACTTCTCTGATTGCCATCGTCGCCGGTGTAGTTTCCGGCTTACTTGTTTTAGTCTCCATTCTCGGAATTTTCTTGGCTGTCAGGCGAGGAGGAAAAGTCAAGGACTCAAGCTCCAGCCACGGAACAAAGTGGggtccattttctttttcgacGAACAAGTCAACCAAGACTCGTAGCTCGTCTCTACCGTCGGATCTGTGCCGTTACTTCTCACTGACTGAGATCAAAACCGCCACTCAAAACTTCAATAGTGTTTTCATTATTGGCGTTGGTGGGTTCGGCCACGTGTACAAAGGGAACATCAACGTTGACGGTGGCGCCACCTGCGTTGCGATCAAACGGCTGAAACCAGAGTCATCGCAAGGGGCCCTTGAGTTCAAGACGGAGATCGAGATGCTTTCGCAGCTCCGCCACAACCATTTGGTGCCGCTCATCGGGTATTGTACGGATGAAGGCGAGATGATCTTGGTGTATGACTACATGTCACGTGGGACCCTCCGCGACCATCTCTATCACACTGATAATCCACCTCTTGCATGGGATCAAAGGCTTCAGATTTGTATTGGCGCGGCACGTGGGCTGCACTATCTTCACACTGGCGCGAAGTACACGATCATTCACCGTGACGTGAAGAGCACGAACATCTTATTGGACGAGAAATGGGTGGCTAAGGTTTCAGATTTCGGGCTTTCGAAAATGGGCTCCACCACCGTGTCCAAAACCCATATCAGCACGGTGGTGAAGGGTAGTTTCGGGTATTTGGACCCAGAATACTACCGTCGTCAACAGCTGACGGAGAAGTCTGATGTGTACTCATTTGGGGTAGTGTTGTGTGAGGTATTGTGTGCGAGGCCGGCTTTAATCCGTACGGTGGAGAAGAAGCAAATGAGCTTGGCTGAGTGGACCAAAATCTGTCATCGGAATGGGAAAATTGATCAGATCATTGATCCGAGCTTGAGGGGTAAGATTGGAAATGCATGTTTGAATAAGTACGTTGAGATCGCGGTGAGTTGCCTCCAAGATAATGGGATTGAACGGCCGTCAATGAACGACGTGGTGTGGGGGCTTGAGTTTGCATTGCAGCTTCAACAGAGCGGAGGAGGAGTTTTGAATTTCAGCGAGGTGAAGAAGGGTGAAGATGAGGAGTCATTAATGAATGCTGCAAGTGATGCAGGGTTTAGTTGTAGCTGGGAAAACTCGTCATCGGAGTCGAAGGTTAGTAGGGTGACCAAGAGTAGTAGTGATCACAATTCTTCAACCAACGAGTCCATGAAAGGAATGTCTGGGACAGTCTTCTCTGAGATTAACGATCCCAATGGAAGATGATTGCTCAACAATTTTTTAATGGAATTCATGTATATGTATGATAGTATATATATGCTACAATTTGCAACTCAATTTGTAACTTTGTTGTTTCTTAAATTCCGTGAACTTAAAACTTTCTTGCAAttggtgtttttattttattttttttaaaaaaaaaaaatttatacaaaacaTTAATGTATTTGTGTGATAGTATTGTGACAT includes the following:
- the LOC117621975 gene encoding LOW QUALITY PROTEIN: uncharacterized protein LOC117621975 (The sequence of the model RefSeq protein was modified relative to this genomic sequence to represent the inferred CDS: substituted 2 bases at 2 genomic stop codons), with translation MKKNVPILITQLYLSLFPHIITGLLVVARDSPPIYTPVEDITVKCGYSGNLLNEYDERYWHGDINSNFSPITGSDTSMFREAPHSYTVHQVSYTTARLSRSEFTYSFKLTSGQKFIRLYFNPVSYGPDFDRSKALFSVKASGFTLLHDFNTSVTADAYGTETIYREFCLNMESSEQSLNITFTPSPSLASPDAYAFINGIEIVSMPTNLYFTAAQGHGVGDNINFRIKNNSALETVYRINVGGKSLFFSEDTGMYRNWEGEQEEPKYLDHLSVEFSVLPQNTSIELNFERITEYSAPKEVYXTGRSMGMNKTINKSYNLTWNFPVDPKFYYLVRLHFCEFESDIVNSRDRNFLIYIANDLAEGGADIIKWSRGNGRPVYRDYFVFVTCPVASESQKKVNLSIALQANPYDFMTKFTDAIFNGLEIFKLNDTSSNLAGHNPSTSLMSTPKKVLPPSPKTTNTESTRTPMLAIIAGVVSTVTIVMFLGLILVFRRQQKLKDSRPSSNETTNSSLPSVLCHYFSLAEIKAATQNFSDICIIRRGGFGNVYKGHIVGGATPVAIKRLKPMSSQGAHEFKTEIEMLSQLRLRHLVSLIGYCADEGEMILVYDFMDHGTLSDHLYQKDNPSLPWEQRLKICIGAARGLQYLHKGAMCTIIHRDVKSTNILLDEKXVAKVSDFRLSKICATSMSNAYISTVVKGSFGYLDPEYYRRQQLSVKSDVYSFGVVLCEVLCGRPAAVRMVERRQMSLAEWAKTCHRNGTLNEIIDPCLKGKVAGLCFNKFVEIAMSCMHDNGIERPSMADVVSELEFALKLQRNKEGSGKSEQSCATDESIKLVSETIFSKINNPDGRDIERSENYAQEVLLELAMLMLSFPLFLYFARGPPLTSILGSATDNKEGNLNSGIECKVHMLYPTWTAASFVSFTIMKNPSSKHLHKSITMKPFMTPLFLPLFLHIITVDGAGDTSPIYSPVDAITLQCGFFGDQLHPGDDRTWTGDINSKFSPFENQAAGSPSISRQAPSSSSVPYSTARLSRSEFTYRFPVTTGQKFIRLYFNPASYGPDFDRSKALFSVKAGGFTLLKDFNSSVTADASGFGTIYREFCLNVESEQSLNITFMPSRETADAYAFINGIEIVSMPNNLYYTSAQNSDGVNYIGSGNTFRIENDTALEMMYRFNVGGRSLFFNLDTGMYRKWYGEQDENKYLDYLSLKFSVLPQNTSIELKFTEIAKYSAPEELYHTGRSMGENKTINKSYNLTWEFPVDPKFFYLLRLHFCEFESGITKPRDRQFQISIANQTAEKAWDIIAWSRGNGRPIYKDYVVFMPAGPGSQKKVTLFLALQANPKDSETNFNDAILNGLEIFKLSDTNRNLAGPNPDLPSLTPPKMSPPQSPKISKKSSTSLIAIVAGVVSGLLVLVSILGIFLAVRRGGKVKDSSSSHGTKWGPFSFSTNKSTKTRSSSLPSDLCRYFSLTEIKTATQNFNSVFIIGVGGFGHVYKGNINVDGGATCVAIKRLKPESSQGALEFKTEIEMLSQLRHNHLVPLIGYCTDEGEMILVYDYMSRGTLRDHLYHTDNPPLAWDQRLQICIGAARGLHYLHTGAKYTIIHRDVKSTNILLDEKWVAKVSDFGLSKMGSTTVSKTHISTVVKGSFGYLDPEYYRRQQLTEKSDVYSFGVVLCEVLCARPALIRTVEKKQMSLAEWTKICHRNGKIDQIIDPSLRGKIGNACLNKYVEIAVSCLQDNGIERPSMNDVVWGLEFALQLQQSGGGVLNFSEVKKGEDEESLMNAASDAGFSCSWENSSSESKVSRVTKSSSDHNSSTNESMKGMSGTVFSEINDPNGR